The Oncorhynchus mykiss isolate Arlee chromosome 17, USDA_OmykA_1.1, whole genome shotgun sequence genomic interval aggttcatatacacctatatacactatctacatatacacctatatacactatctacataTACACCTGTATACATGGATATACCTATAAATATTATACACCCCTAATCTAAGCTACACTGACATATGTAGGCCTACATATAAACATTCATGGATATGTCCAGTAGGCATATCACCTCATCAGATTTACAAACAACATTCCCCCCCCCCAGGTAACAAGGATCCAGTACATCGATAAGAGACCCCACTACGACAAGGCGGTGATCTCAGTGGAAGACCACGCCTCCTGCCGCTGCCAGACACACCCCTCGGCCACAGCTGCAGCCAGGtccacctccctcccccctcctcccccccgaCTCACCCCcaaacccccctccctctccaaggAAGACCTCCATCGCCATGACAATATGAAGGCCAATCAGAGGTTCCATGTGGATGACAGGGGGCAGCTGGAGAGACAGTGGCAGAACAAGTacaccctgtcacacacacagccacggacacacacacagacacacccaatgGCAGGGGCAGGGACGcaggtagggacacacacacacacacagccacggacacacacgcagacacacccAATGGCAGGGTCAGGGACGCAGGTaggaacacacacagatacacacacacagatgggtcCCTCTCATGAGCTCCCTATAGGGCATGGCAGTGGGtatgagggggggagaggggaggagagagggtcacAAACACCCCAccgcacacacactgacacacagcccaacacaggaGAGAGGCAACACATTGAcaacacagagaggacacaggagATAGGAAGACAGCAACAACTACAACAGTActaccaacaacaacaatatcTACAACAACAGCGacaatatcaacaacaacaacaacagcaacaacagcaacatcaacaacatcaacaacaacagtacCAACCATACAGCCAAGAGCCAGAGCTCAGGACTCAATACAAACACAACGCTCCCCAATCCGACAGCAGCGGACCACCTGACACAAAACAACCGGCCAATCACAAACCAGAACTGGTCCACAGCAACACAGAACCGACCGATGATAATGACTCAAGCACAGAGGTGGCCAATAGAGACGCTCTAAAGGATACAGAGGTCACCAGTCAGGGACAGGCAGTGACAGAAGTGACCAATCACGGAAAGGAGGATGATAAAGAGCGACACAGCCAGACAGAGCTGTCCAATCAGGAACAAAAACACTCAGAGTCGACCAATCAGGGTGACTCTGtcacagaggaggagagcaggaagAAACTTCTAGAACTCTTACAGCGAGAACTGGGCCAGAAACAACAgcatcatcctcctcatcctcatcttcctcatcaagaccatcatcatcctcaccatcGTCAGTCTCGAACACAAACCACCACCACACAAAGACCAGGTACTGGGAATTTGGgaatttgtttttgtgtgtgtgtgtgtgtgtgtgtatgagtatgtgtatgtatttgcatgtgtgtgtgtgtgcctgtgtgcacaAATGCATGtgtttgcacgtgtgtgtgtgtgtgtgtgtgtgtgtatgtgtatgtatgtgcatgtgtgtgtgtgtgtgcctgtgtgcacgAATGCATGTgtttgcacatgtgtgtgtgtgtatgagtatgtgtatgtatttgcatgtgtgtgtgtgtgcctgtgtgcacgAATGCATGtgtttgcacgtgtgtgtgtgtgtgtgtgtgtgtgtgtgtgtgtgtgcctgtgtgcacgAATGCATGTGTTTgcacgtgtgggtgtgtgtatgttatgGGTCAGTAACTATGTATGCCTGTGAGAGTTGACGTTAGGGGAAGAGGCTGTTAGAGGAAGTAGACCTGTTTTCTTTTGTGGTCCTGACTGTCGTGGACCACATGTATGATTATATGAGCATATGTGTCCTGTCATTCTTTCCCTCCCCCTGCAACATGGGACCTGAACTTCCACTTTCTGTTAAAACAGGTTCCTAGCGGTCACAAACGTGATGGGAGTTACAGACATTGTTACCTCCGCCTCAGAGGTGATTACATTAAACTGTTCTTGACTATTTTATGTTATCTAACacaatgcatctctctctctctctctctctctctctctctctctctctctctttctttcttctatctctctccctcttccacctctctctccctcctctctctcttgtccagTGCCGCCCACGTTGTCCTCCAGCAGGGCCCCAGGGTGGTCCCCCAGCACCCCGTCCCCtccccccaagcctccccagggCCCGTTCAGACCGGCCCTTCCCCGCGGACGCAGGAGGAGGAAACACCGGAGCCGCATCAGCAAGGCTGCCCTCCGAACCATGatcatgtagagagagatggtaagggaggagggaggagggaggaggggtggaaaagGGGGAGGCAGACCAGCAGATGGAAAGGtaagaaagacagagggagtcagcgggagagaaggagggagagaaaggaagataAATTGAGGGTGTAGATACTAAAAAGTCAGACATAGTATGGAGGGGGGGGAATGAAAAGCTTGAGAATGAGAGACTATCTaactcctctacctctcttctaCAGGCAACTGGGTCGACTGTGTTTGCTGGGCCCacccagggtcgtgttcattaggcaccaaacggaagaaaacgtaCTGAAACAGGGACACAAACAACATGGAATAAACCCTAATTTCTTGTTTTATAAAAcgttgtgtgccctaatgaatactgAGGGATACTGCCTGGCTATGGAACCTCAAGATGGACACTGGAGACTGGCCAGCACTTCTGGACTCTACTGCTGGTTATGGAACCTCAAGATGGACACTGGAGACTGGCCAGCACTTCTGGACTCTACTGCTGGTTATGGAACCTCAAGATGGACACTGGAGACTGGCCAGCACTTCTGGACTCTACTGCTGGTTATGGAACCTCAAGATGGACACTGGAGACTGGGCAGCACTTCTGGACTCTACTGCTGGCTATGCTAACAGACATTACTGCAGGCTGTGTCAATCTTTGCACCCCAGAATGTAGCATGTAGCATCTTTCTATAAAAAATCTGCTAGCTTTATTTAAACCGCGATATCAAGACAATGGACAATCTCAGACAGAGACTCCTTAGAAAGGAGGTAGTTCTGGATGTTTAACACTGGAAGTAGAGTGATGTAACCTTTGAAAAAGGAGCTAagcaaactacatctcccatcaGCCATTGGCTGGTATAATTCTAGCTCCGCCTACTTTGAACACTGGCTACTGATTGGACAGTTAAGGAGGGTGTTCGGCGGATATTATTAGATTGCTTGCTGCAACAgccattgattggttgatttagAGGCCATGGAACACGCCCCGCTCTGCAGCTTGACTATGATTGGTTGCTGAGAATAGAACTGAAATCTTATAGGCCCAAAATGGTGCTTGAGGCCATCTATTTCTAAGAGACAATGCAGAGCTTGGATGTGGATATTTTCACTGGAATGTACTGGGTTGACAATGGAAACTGTTCTCAGATAAACTATGTTATCCTACTGGTGTAACTGGGATAACTGTCCTGGGACTATGACTGGTGTAACTGGGGATAACTGTCCTGGGACTATGACTGGTGTAACTGGGGATAACTGTCCTGGGACTATGACTGGTGTAACTGGGGATAACTGTCCTGGGACTATGACTGGTGTAACTGGGGATAACTGTCCTGGGACTATGACTGGTGTAACTGGGGATAACTGTCCTGGGACTATGACTGGTGTAACTGGGGATAACTGTCCTGGGACTATGACTGGTGTAACTGGGGATAACTGTCCTGGGAATATGACTGGTGTAACTGGGGATAACTGTCCTGGGAATATGACTGGTGTAACTGGGGATAACTGTCCTGGGAATATGACTGGTGTAACTGGGGATAACTGTCCTGGGAATATGACTGGTGTATCTGGGATAACTGTCCTGGGACTATGACTGGTGTAACTGGGATAACTGTCCTGGGAATATGAC includes:
- the LOC118940333 gene encoding transcription factor SPT20 homolog isoform X1, with amino-acid sequence MNSWVLLLAALAAGCLRFGSAEGDPLPPSLVELVRTSPISSIEDLQQLLEQETDSQEVEPDESSANEIHSNDTRGRYRRNLVDAQPAQQAVCKVRTEVMEVTRAMLDRRNANFLLWPPCVEVQRCSGCCNTRMLQCVPTVTQTRYLQVTRIQYIDKRPHYDKAVISVEDHASCRCQTHPSATAAARSTSLPPPPPRLTPKPPSLSKEDLHRHDNMKANQRFHVDDRGQLERQWQNKYTLSHTQPRTHTQTHPMAGAGTQVGTHTHTQPRTHTQTHPMAGSGTQVGTHTDTHTQMGPSHELPIGHGSGYEGGRGEERGSQTPHRTHTDTQPNTGERQHIDNTERTQEIGRQQQLQQYYQQQQYLQQQRQYQQQQQQQQQQHQQHQQQQYQPYSQEPELRTQYKHNAPQSDSSGPPDTKQPANHKPELVHSNTEPTDDNDSSTEVANRDALKDTEVTSQGQAVTEVTNHGKEDDKERHSQTELSNQEQKHSESTNQGDSVTEEESRKKLLELLQRELGQKQQHHPPHPHLPHQDHHHPHHRQSRTQTTTTQRPVPPTLSSSRAPGWSPSTPSPPPKPPQGPFRPALPRGRRRRKHRSRISKAALRTMIM
- the LOC118940333 gene encoding transcription factor SPT20 homolog isoform X2, producing MNSWVLLLAALAAGCLRFGSAEGDPLPPSLVELVRTSPISSIEDLQQLLEQETDSQEVEPDESSANEIHSNDTRGRYRRNLDAQPAQQAVCKVRTEVMEVTRAMLDRRNANFLLWPPCVEVQRCSGCCNTRMLQCVPTVTQTRYLQVTRIQYIDKRPHYDKAVISVEDHASCRCQTHPSATAAARSTSLPPPPPRLTPKPPSLSKEDLHRHDNMKANQRFHVDDRGQLERQWQNKYTLSHTQPRTHTQTHPMAGAGTQVGTHTHTQPRTHTQTHPMAGSGTQVGTHTDTHTQMGPSHELPIGHGSGYEGGRGEERGSQTPHRTHTDTQPNTGERQHIDNTERTQEIGRQQQLQQYYQQQQYLQQQRQYQQQQQQQQQQHQQHQQQQYQPYSQEPELRTQYKHNAPQSDSSGPPDTKQPANHKPELVHSNTEPTDDNDSSTEVANRDALKDTEVTSQGQAVTEVTNHGKEDDKERHSQTELSNQEQKHSESTNQGDSVTEEESRKKLLELLQRELGQKQQHHPPHPHLPHQDHHHPHHRQSRTQTTTTQRPVPPTLSSSRAPGWSPSTPSPPPKPPQGPFRPALPRGRRRRKHRSRISKAALRTMIM